One Arthrobacter sp. StoSoilB19 DNA window includes the following coding sequences:
- a CDS encoding SDR family oxidoreductase — MGLLDNKTAIVTGSSRGIGADVAKILASEGAAVVVNYRQKAPRANKVVQGIEAAGGRAVAVGADLTTQEGVQALASAAMENFGSLDILVLNASGGMETGMGEDYALKLNRDAQVNMLNAAVPLMKEGSRVVFVTSHQAHFINTVPTMPAYEPVARSKRAGEDALRGLIPNLAEKGISLVVVSGDMIEGTVTATLLDRSTPGAIEARRAEAGKLYSVEEFAQVVAGMATADVESGHTEYAGGADYFGKGAQQPSS; from the coding sequence ATGGGACTGCTGGACAACAAGACGGCCATCGTCACGGGATCATCGCGGGGCATCGGCGCCGACGTAGCAAAGATCCTCGCCTCGGAGGGGGCCGCCGTCGTGGTCAACTACCGCCAGAAGGCGCCCCGCGCCAACAAGGTGGTGCAGGGAATTGAAGCCGCCGGCGGACGCGCTGTCGCCGTCGGCGCCGACCTCACCACGCAGGAGGGCGTGCAGGCCCTCGCCAGTGCCGCCATGGAGAACTTCGGATCGCTGGACATCCTGGTGCTGAACGCCTCCGGCGGCATGGAAACCGGCATGGGGGAGGACTACGCCCTCAAGCTCAACCGCGACGCCCAGGTGAACATGCTCAACGCCGCAGTGCCCCTGATGAAGGAAGGATCCCGCGTGGTGTTCGTCACCAGCCACCAGGCCCACTTCATCAACACCGTCCCCACCATGCCGGCCTATGAGCCCGTGGCCCGCAGCAAGCGAGCCGGCGAGGATGCCCTGCGCGGCCTGATCCCCAACCTGGCGGAGAAGGGCATCTCCCTGGTGGTGGTGTCCGGCGACATGATCGAAGGCACCGTCACCGCCACGCTCCTGGACCGCTCCACCCCGGGCGCCATTGAGGCCCGCCGCGCGGAAGCCGGGAAACTGTACTCCGTGGAGGAGTTCGCCCAGGTGGTGGCCGGCATGGCAACGGCCGACGTCGAATCCGGCCACACCGAGTACGCCGGCGGAGCCGACTACTTCGGCAAGGGCGCCCAGCAGCCTTCCAGCTAG
- the serB gene encoding phosphoserine phosphatase SerB, whose protein sequence is MTSNVTAVSYGRNVTPTGLEQLRSVLASHGAQVLSESSPADDRYQVRILELALPDVTAAALAALRRSVADTATGDFDTALVPAGLRAAARKLLIMDVDSTLIQQEVIELLAAYAGKREEVAAVTEAAMRGELDFAQSLHARVAVLAGLPADVVHSVRHEVKLSEGAGELVAAFRAAGHVVAVVSGGFNQILEPIAADLGLDYWQANELEIVDGVLTGRVLGAVVDRAAKEKYLREWAAAEDIALEHTVAVGDGANDLDMLGAAGIGVAFNAKPAVRAVADAALNMPYLDAVRHVAGV, encoded by the coding sequence ATGACTTCGAACGTGACTGCGGTCAGCTATGGCCGCAATGTGACCCCCACCGGGCTGGAGCAGCTGCGTTCCGTCCTTGCATCGCACGGCGCCCAGGTACTGTCCGAATCGTCTCCGGCGGACGACCGGTACCAGGTCCGCATCCTCGAACTGGCCCTTCCGGACGTGACCGCGGCGGCGCTCGCCGCCCTGCGCCGCTCCGTGGCGGACACCGCGACCGGAGATTTCGACACGGCGCTTGTTCCAGCCGGTCTTCGGGCCGCTGCCCGGAAGCTGCTGATCATGGATGTGGATTCCACCCTGATCCAGCAGGAGGTCATCGAACTCCTGGCCGCCTACGCCGGCAAACGCGAGGAAGTCGCGGCTGTCACGGAAGCTGCCATGCGCGGCGAACTGGACTTCGCCCAGAGCCTGCACGCCCGGGTGGCGGTGCTCGCGGGGCTGCCGGCCGACGTCGTCCATTCCGTGCGCCACGAAGTGAAGCTCAGCGAAGGCGCCGGGGAGTTGGTGGCGGCGTTCAGGGCGGCCGGCCACGTTGTGGCCGTGGTCTCCGGCGGGTTCAACCAGATCCTTGAGCCAATTGCCGCCGACCTGGGCCTGGACTACTGGCAGGCCAATGAACTTGAAATCGTTGACGGCGTGCTGACCGGCAGGGTGCTGGGCGCGGTGGTGGACAGGGCCGCCAAGGAGAAGTACCTGCGGGAGTGGGCCGCGGCGGAGGACATCGCCCTGGAGCACACCGTGGCTGTAGGCGACGGCGCCAACGACCTGGACATGCTCGGCGCTGCGGGGATCGGGGTGGCGTTCAACGCCAAGCCTGCCGTGCGCGCCGTGGCCGACGCAGCCCTGAACATGCCGTACCTGGACGCCGTCCGCCACGTGGCCGGCGTCTGA
- a CDS encoding ABC transporter ATP-binding protein, translating to MSDVLELDSVSVVRGKKTLLDKVDWQVNEGERWVILGPNGAGKTTLLQIAAARLHPSSGTAGILDEVLGRVDVFELRPRIGLSSAALATQIPEQENVLNVVVTAAYGVTGRWREGYERDDERRAFRLLNDWGMGPLLNRTFATLSEGERKRVQIARALMTDPELLLLDEPGAGLDLGGREELVHKLGELASDEAAPAMVLVTHHLEEVPPGFTHAMLLRDGGVVAAGPITEVLTEEHLSTTFGLPLSVTENAGRYTATARR from the coding sequence ATGAGTGATGTTCTGGAACTGGACTCCGTCAGCGTTGTCCGAGGTAAGAAAACCCTGCTGGACAAGGTTGACTGGCAGGTCAATGAAGGCGAACGGTGGGTCATCCTGGGCCCCAACGGCGCCGGCAAAACCACCCTCCTCCAGATCGCGGCGGCCCGGCTCCACCCGAGCAGCGGCACCGCGGGCATCCTCGACGAAGTCCTGGGCCGCGTCGACGTCTTCGAACTCCGCCCGCGCATCGGCCTCTCGTCCGCAGCCCTCGCCACCCAGATCCCCGAACAGGAGAACGTCCTGAACGTGGTGGTCACCGCGGCCTACGGCGTCACCGGCCGCTGGCGCGAAGGCTACGAGCGCGACGACGAACGCCGCGCGTTCCGTCTGCTGAACGACTGGGGCATGGGGCCGCTCCTCAACAGGACCTTCGCCACCCTGTCCGAAGGCGAGCGCAAGCGCGTCCAGATCGCCCGGGCCCTCATGACGGACCCCGAACTGCTCCTCCTGGACGAGCCGGGCGCCGGCCTGGACCTGGGCGGCCGCGAAGAGCTGGTCCACAAGCTGGGCGAACTCGCCAGCGACGAGGCCGCGCCGGCCATGGTCCTGGTCACGCACCACCTCGAGGAAGTCCCTCCGGGTTTCACGCACGCCATGCTGCTGCGTGACGGCGGCGTGGTGGCCGCCGGTCCCATCACCGAGGTGCTGACCGAAGAGCACCTGAGCACCACCTTCGGCCTGCCGCTGTCGGTGACCGAAAACGCCGGGCGCTACACCGCCACAGCCCGCCGTTAG
- a CDS encoding sulfite exporter TauE/SafE family protein: MELFSSIIVFIAGLWAGTINAVVGSGTLVTFPVLIALGVAPVVASMSNAMGLVAGTAAGAFGYRRELAGRGRQVLRLLPASVLGGVSGAWLLLHLPEKVFHYVAPVLLVLALLMVVFQPRLQDWVRNREANPEHAVRDKRHGILLIVLVYLAGVYGGYFVAAQGILLVGILGVFLTGTIQNANAMKNILVLGVNMVAAISYLLFAFDRINWLVVLLIAVSSTIGGLLGSKVGRKLSPRLLRAVIFSLGIVALAVMTANLLK; encoded by the coding sequence TTGGAACTCTTCAGCAGCATCATTGTGTTCATCGCCGGCCTGTGGGCGGGCACCATCAACGCGGTGGTCGGGTCCGGCACCCTGGTCACATTCCCGGTGCTCATCGCCCTGGGCGTGGCCCCGGTGGTGGCCTCCATGAGCAACGCCATGGGACTGGTGGCGGGGACCGCCGCCGGAGCCTTCGGGTACCGGCGCGAACTGGCCGGCCGGGGTCGGCAGGTGCTGCGGCTGCTGCCGGCGTCGGTCCTGGGCGGCGTCTCCGGCGCCTGGCTGCTGCTGCACCTGCCGGAGAAGGTGTTCCACTACGTTGCGCCGGTCCTCCTGGTCCTGGCCCTGCTGATGGTGGTGTTCCAGCCCCGGCTCCAGGACTGGGTGCGCAACCGCGAGGCCAACCCCGAACACGCAGTCCGGGACAAGCGCCACGGGATCCTCCTCATAGTGCTGGTGTACCTGGCCGGCGTGTACGGCGGCTACTTCGTGGCTGCCCAGGGAATCCTGCTGGTCGGAATCCTTGGTGTCTTCCTCACCGGCACCATCCAGAACGCCAACGCCATGAAGAACATCCTGGTGCTCGGCGTCAACATGGTGGCGGCCATCTCCTACCTGCTGTTCGCCTTCGACCGGATCAACTGGCTGGTGGTGCTGCTCATTGCGGTCAGCTCCACCATCGGCGGCCTGCTGGGCTCGAAGGTAGGCCGGAAGCTTTCGCCGCGCCTCCTCCGCGCGGTGATCTTCAGCCTGGGCATCGTGGCGCTGGCCGTCATGACCGCCAACCTGCTGAAATAA
- a CDS encoding RNA methyltransferase, whose translation MTFHYLDSADDPRVSDYTTLTDVHLRKLREPAEGMYIAESSRVLRRALAAGHQPRSFFLAEKWMADLGDVFQAYPDVPAFIGSAALLEEITGFHLHRGAMAAMQRPAPVPLPDLLAGARRVAVLEDIVDHTNVGAIFRSAAALDIDAVLVSPRCGDPLYRRSVRVSMGTVFQVPWARLQDWPGDLQVLKDHSFTVAALELTPDAEDVDAVASRNVDRLALVLGTEGAGMSPQTLAAVDLAVKIPMRNGVDSLNVAAASAVAFWELRAR comes from the coding sequence GTGACCTTCCACTACCTCGACTCTGCCGATGACCCGCGGGTCAGCGACTACACCACCCTGACGGACGTACACCTCCGCAAGCTCCGCGAACCCGCCGAGGGAATGTACATCGCCGAGTCGTCGCGGGTCCTTCGCAGGGCGTTGGCTGCGGGCCACCAGCCGCGCTCGTTCTTCCTGGCGGAGAAGTGGATGGCGGACCTCGGCGACGTCTTCCAGGCATATCCCGACGTCCCGGCCTTCATTGGCTCGGCAGCCCTGCTGGAGGAAATCACGGGTTTCCACCTGCACCGCGGCGCCATGGCGGCCATGCAGCGCCCTGCGCCGGTGCCGCTGCCGGATCTCCTGGCCGGAGCGCGGCGTGTGGCCGTGCTGGAGGACATTGTGGACCACACCAATGTGGGCGCCATCTTCCGTTCTGCCGCGGCGCTGGACATCGACGCCGTCCTGGTCTCACCCCGGTGCGGGGACCCGCTGTACCGGCGCAGCGTCAGGGTCAGCATGGGCACGGTGTTCCAGGTTCCCTGGGCGCGCCTGCAGGACTGGCCGGGCGACCTCCAGGTGCTCAAGGACCACAGCTTCACGGTTGCCGCACTGGAGCTGACGCCGGACGCGGAGGACGTCGACGCCGTCGCCTCGCGAAACGTGGACAGGCTCGCCCTGGTGCTTGGCACCGAAGGCGCCGGCATGAGCCCCCAGACCCTCGCCGCCGTCGACCTCGCCGTCAAAATCCCCATGCGCAACGGTGTGGATTCCCTCAATGTTGCTGCCGCCTCGGCCGTGGCGTTCTGGGAGCTCCGGGCGCGGTAG
- a CDS encoding type B 50S ribosomal protein L31, whose amino-acid sequence MKSDTHPKYEAVVFNDLASGTKFLTRSTVSSNKTIEWEDGNTYPVIDVEISSESHPFYTGKQRIMDSAGRVERFNARFKGFGGKK is encoded by the coding sequence ATGAAGTCTGATACACACCCGAAGTATGAAGCTGTTGTCTTCAACGACCTGGCCTCCGGCACCAAGTTCCTGACCCGCTCCACCGTGTCTTCCAACAAGACCATCGAGTGGGAAGACGGCAACACCTACCCGGTCATCGACGTCGAAATCTCTTCCGAGTCCCACCCGTTCTACACGGGCAAGCAGCGCATCATGGACTCTGCAGGCCGCGTCGAGCGCTTCAACGCTCGCTTCAAGGGCTTCGGCGGCAAGAAGTAA
- a CDS encoding biotin/lipoate A/B protein ligase family protein — MTEPHIPAHDAASNQRLHGEYKVPGGKLVVVDLAVVDGALSGVSVSGDFFLEPDEALEDINRALTGLPDTTPAKDLAAAVTAALPAGAVLFGFSADAVAVTVRRALAKATSWGDHEWNVIAPTVLPTEINVALDEVLTEAVGAGARTPTLRFWDWQEPSVVIGSFQSVQNEVDPDGVARHGINVVRRISGGGAMFMEAGNCITYSLYLPQTLVDGLSFADSYPFLDAWVMAALERLGINAFYIPLNDIATDQGKIGGAAQKRLANGGMLHHVTMSYDIDADKMVEVLRIGKEKLSDKGTRSAKKRVDPLRRQTGLARTAIIEAMMAVFSERYGATPSELAGHELAAAEERVAAKFGTREWLHRVP; from the coding sequence ATGACCGAGCCGCATATTCCTGCCCATGATGCCGCCAGCAACCAGCGCCTGCACGGCGAGTACAAGGTTCCGGGCGGCAAGCTCGTGGTGGTTGACCTGGCCGTGGTGGACGGTGCCTTGTCCGGCGTCTCCGTCAGCGGGGACTTTTTCCTGGAGCCGGACGAGGCACTGGAGGACATTAACCGCGCACTGACCGGCCTGCCGGACACCACGCCCGCCAAGGACCTCGCAGCCGCCGTCACGGCCGCACTGCCGGCCGGAGCCGTGCTGTTCGGCTTCTCCGCGGACGCCGTTGCCGTCACCGTCCGCCGTGCCCTGGCCAAGGCAACCTCCTGGGGAGACCACGAGTGGAACGTCATTGCGCCTACCGTGCTTCCCACCGAAATCAACGTTGCCCTGGACGAGGTGCTCACCGAGGCCGTCGGCGCGGGGGCTCGCACGCCCACGCTGCGGTTCTGGGACTGGCAGGAGCCGTCCGTGGTCATCGGCAGTTTCCAGTCCGTGCAGAACGAGGTGGACCCCGACGGCGTCGCCAGGCATGGCATCAACGTGGTCCGCCGGATCAGCGGCGGGGGAGCGATGTTCATGGAGGCCGGCAACTGCATCACGTATTCGCTCTACCTGCCGCAGACCCTGGTGGACGGGCTCAGCTTCGCCGACTCCTACCCCTTCCTGGACGCGTGGGTCATGGCCGCACTGGAACGGCTTGGCATCAACGCCTTCTACATCCCGCTTAATGACATTGCCACGGACCAGGGCAAGATCGGCGGGGCCGCACAGAAGCGCCTGGCCAATGGCGGCATGCTGCACCACGTGACCATGAGCTACGACATTGACGCCGACAAGATGGTGGAGGTCCTGCGGATCGGCAAGGAGAAGCTCTCCGACAAGGGCACCCGCAGCGCCAAGAAGCGGGTGGACCCGCTGCGGCGCCAGACTGGCCTGGCACGCACGGCGATCATCGAGGCGATGATGGCGGTCTTCAGCGAGCGTTACGGGGCAACGCCGTCAGAGCTGGCGGGACACGAACTGGCGGCCGCCGAGGAACGGGTGGCCGCCAAGTTCGGCACCAGGGAATGGCTCCATAGGGTCCCGTAA
- the pepN gene encoding aminopeptidase N: MSHENLQRREAAERSALVRTTSYDISLDVRQAADPAVPGYTSRSVITFTANPGATTFLDFIGSDVHSVFLNGKGLRVDDVVDGARIRLDNLRAENQVTVTGTALYSRSGEGMHRFVDPADGQCYLYTQYEPADARRVFANFEQPDLKATFTFHVMAPAGWHVASNGAEANRTLLTSDPASACWDFATTLPMSTYITTVLAGPYFKAEDRWQATLDDGTSLDVPLALYCRASMADSFDTAQLFSLTKKGLDFFNRLFDFPYPWGKYDQAFVPEYNLGAMENPGLVTFTESYVFTSRATDAQYQARANTLMHEMAHMWFGDLVTMQWWDDLWLKESFADYMGTLGVDRATDWDTAWVNFANKRKAWAYVQDQLPTTHPIVADIPDLEAAKQNFDGITYAKGASVLKQLVAYVGFDAFIAGSREYFRKHAYGNTSLADLLAALAAASGRDLSEWARQWLQTSGISRLSLDLGSAGGKDDDGVPGRVAIVQEAVDPVTGREELRPHRLRVGSYDFDPDGALVRTGSIETDVAGARTVLPQLAGQPRPALLLVNDEDLTYAKVRLDPVSEATVRASLDRIKDPMTRALCWTALWNSARDGESPASQYVDAVAAFGPAETGIGVLLNILDNATTAVERYTPADTRDSVRASFLAAAIAELDRAVPGSDAQLAWARTLATLSRHDAAALPRLRGLLDGTFPVEGLAVDAELRWQLWHALAANGQASAAGLDAELARDTTASGRAGHATATASRPDPEVKAAAWQAAVQGNELSNQLLTATITGFTTAPPALLEPYVEPYFDCLRTVWDERSIEIASRIVRGLYPAAQDLATGTRPEDHPVVRRTDDWLAANPDAPHALRRIIIEQRSHLLRGLTAQAAG, translated from the coding sequence GTGTCACATGAGAATCTGCAGCGCCGTGAAGCCGCTGAACGTTCAGCACTTGTCCGCACCACCAGTTACGACATCTCCCTGGATGTGCGGCAGGCAGCGGATCCGGCGGTCCCCGGGTACACCAGCCGCAGCGTCATCACCTTCACCGCAAACCCCGGTGCCACCACGTTCCTGGATTTCATCGGCAGCGACGTGCACAGCGTGTTCCTCAACGGCAAGGGGTTGCGGGTGGACGACGTGGTGGACGGCGCACGGATCCGGCTGGACAACCTGCGGGCCGAAAACCAGGTCACGGTCACCGGAACAGCGCTGTACAGCCGCTCCGGCGAAGGCATGCACCGGTTCGTGGACCCCGCGGACGGCCAGTGCTACCTGTACACGCAGTACGAGCCCGCCGATGCCCGCCGGGTCTTCGCGAACTTCGAACAGCCCGACCTGAAGGCAACCTTCACCTTCCATGTGATGGCCCCTGCCGGGTGGCACGTTGCCTCCAACGGCGCCGAGGCCAACCGCACCCTGCTGACCAGCGATCCGGCCAGCGCGTGCTGGGACTTCGCCACCACCCTGCCCATGTCCACGTACATCACCACGGTCCTGGCCGGTCCGTATTTCAAGGCCGAGGACCGCTGGCAGGCCACGCTCGACGACGGCACCAGCCTGGACGTCCCGCTCGCCCTCTACTGCCGCGCGTCCATGGCGGACTCCTTCGACACCGCGCAGCTCTTCAGCCTGACCAAGAAGGGCCTCGACTTCTTCAACCGACTCTTCGACTTTCCCTACCCCTGGGGCAAGTACGACCAGGCGTTCGTCCCCGAATACAACCTCGGCGCCATGGAGAACCCGGGGCTCGTCACCTTCACGGAGAGCTACGTGTTCACGTCGCGGGCCACGGACGCCCAGTACCAGGCGCGGGCTAACACGCTCATGCACGAGATGGCGCACATGTGGTTCGGCGACCTGGTGACCATGCAGTGGTGGGATGACCTGTGGCTGAAGGAATCCTTTGCCGACTACATGGGAACGCTCGGTGTTGACCGGGCCACGGACTGGGACACGGCCTGGGTCAACTTCGCCAACAAACGCAAGGCATGGGCCTACGTGCAGGACCAGCTCCCCACCACCCATCCCATCGTGGCGGACATCCCGGACCTTGAGGCTGCCAAACAGAACTTCGACGGGATCACCTACGCCAAGGGCGCCTCGGTCCTCAAGCAGCTGGTGGCCTACGTCGGCTTCGACGCCTTCATCGCCGGGTCGCGGGAGTACTTCCGGAAGCACGCCTACGGCAACACATCCCTGGCCGACCTCCTCGCGGCCCTGGCTGCCGCCTCGGGGCGGGACCTGTCCGAATGGGCCCGGCAGTGGCTGCAGACCTCCGGAATTTCCCGATTGTCCCTGGACCTCGGATCCGCCGGCGGGAAGGACGACGACGGCGTGCCGGGCCGGGTGGCCATCGTCCAGGAAGCAGTGGACCCGGTGACGGGACGTGAGGAGCTGCGCCCCCACCGCCTCCGGGTGGGCTCCTACGATTTTGACCCCGACGGCGCACTGGTGCGGACCGGAAGCATCGAAACGGACGTGGCCGGCGCGCGGACCGTGCTCCCCCAGCTCGCCGGGCAGCCGCGGCCGGCACTCCTGCTGGTCAATGACGAGGACCTGACGTACGCCAAGGTGCGGCTTGATCCGGTGTCGGAAGCCACGGTCCGTGCATCCCTGGACCGGATCAAGGACCCCATGACCCGCGCCCTCTGCTGGACTGCACTGTGGAATTCCGCCCGCGACGGCGAAAGCCCGGCGAGCCAATATGTTGACGCCGTGGCCGCCTTCGGTCCGGCTGAGACGGGCATCGGGGTGCTGCTGAACATCCTGGACAATGCAACTACCGCCGTCGAACGCTACACCCCGGCGGACACCCGTGACAGTGTTCGTGCTTCCTTCCTGGCGGCAGCCATAGCGGAGCTGGACCGGGCGGTCCCGGGCTCCGACGCGCAGCTTGCCTGGGCGCGTACCCTTGCTACCCTCAGCCGGCACGATGCAGCAGCGCTCCCCCGGCTCCGCGGCCTGCTGGACGGCACGTTCCCCGTGGAGGGCCTGGCGGTGGACGCCGAGCTGCGCTGGCAGCTCTGGCATGCGCTGGCCGCCAACGGGCAGGCCAGCGCGGCCGGGCTCGACGCCGAGCTGGCGCGGGACACCACGGCCTCAGGCCGGGCCGGACACGCAACTGCCACGGCATCCCGCCCCGACCCGGAGGTCAAGGCAGCAGCCTGGCAGGCCGCGGTCCAGGGGAATGAGCTCTCCAACCAGCTCCTCACCGCCACGATCACCGGCTTCACCACCGCGCCGCCGGCCTTGTTGGAGCCGTACGTGGAGCCGTACTTCGACTGCCTGCGCACTGTCTGGGATGAGCGCAGCATCGAAATCGCCAGCCGGATTGTCCGCGGACTCTATCCCGCAGCGCAGGACCTGGCGACGGGCACACGCCCCGAAGACCACCCGGTGGTCCGCCGGACGGACGACTGGCTGGCCGCCAACCCCGACGCACCGCACGCCCTGCGCAGGATCATCATCGAGCAGCGCAGCCACCTGCTGCGGGGACTCACCGCGCAGGCCGCCGGGTAA
- a CDS encoding putative sulfate exporter family transporter: protein MARLVPGLLTAAAAVAAAFLVHGLLPALPAMTLAVVLGVLAANLPGAGGWTAGRARPGLDFAGKHLMRGGIVLLGLKVSVMDVLGLGWLALVLIVGVVAASFGGTYAISRLFRLPPVTSLLVATGFSICGASAIGAIAAVRRIRHVETVLPVALVTLCGTLAIGVLPLLAEPLGLTATVFGAWTGASVHDVGQVVATAQTAGTAALAVAVVVKLTRVLLLAPVAALAGAHHRNGVRALGAEGVTAEMPPLVPLFVVGFVAMVGLRSTGWLSGGWLDLGATLQDILLGAALFGLGSAVRIRTLLHTGGQALLAALASWLLIAVLGLGAAFLIAG, encoded by the coding sequence ATTGCCCGGCTGGTTCCGGGTCTGCTGACCGCCGCTGCCGCCGTCGCGGCGGCGTTCCTGGTGCATGGGCTGCTGCCGGCCCTTCCTGCCATGACCCTGGCCGTGGTCCTTGGCGTGCTCGCCGCCAACCTGCCCGGTGCCGGCGGCTGGACGGCGGGCCGGGCCCGCCCGGGACTGGACTTCGCCGGCAAGCACCTGATGCGCGGTGGAATCGTACTCCTTGGACTGAAGGTCAGTGTCATGGACGTCCTGGGCCTGGGGTGGCTGGCACTGGTCCTGATCGTGGGCGTCGTGGCCGCCAGTTTCGGCGGGACGTACGCGATCTCGCGCCTGTTCCGCCTCCCGCCCGTGACGTCACTGCTGGTGGCCACCGGATTCTCCATCTGCGGTGCCTCCGCCATTGGCGCCATAGCCGCGGTCCGGCGCATCCGGCATGTGGAAACCGTCCTGCCCGTGGCCCTGGTCACCCTTTGCGGGACGCTGGCCATCGGCGTCCTGCCCCTCCTCGCCGAGCCCCTGGGACTCACGGCCACAGTCTTCGGGGCGTGGACCGGCGCGTCGGTCCACGACGTGGGCCAGGTGGTGGCCACGGCGCAAACCGCAGGTACCGCTGCCCTGGCGGTCGCCGTCGTCGTTAAGCTCACCCGCGTGCTGCTGCTGGCGCCCGTCGCCGCCCTGGCGGGTGCGCATCACCGCAACGGCGTGCGGGCCTTGGGCGCCGAGGGCGTGACAGCGGAAATGCCTCCGCTGGTGCCGCTGTTCGTGGTGGGCTTTGTTGCCATGGTGGGCCTGCGCTCCACGGGCTGGCTGTCCGGCGGCTGGCTGGACCTCGGGGCCACGCTGCAGGACATCCTGTTGGGTGCGGCCCTGTTTGGCCTTGGCTCTGCGGTGCGGATCCGCACCCTGCTCCACACCGGCGGGCAGGCACTCCTGGCGGCCCTCGCGTCCTGGCTCCTGATCGCCGTGTTGGGCCTGGGTGCCGCCTTCCTGATCGCCGGCTGA
- a CDS encoding circularly permuted type 2 ATP-grasp protein, producing MSDLFQDYSEAAGRTGAYDEMFAPGQQARDSYGQVADALRKLSLADVSARADSMARTFLDRGVTFDYAGEERPFPLDIVPRVIPAAEWDVLEKGVAQRVRALEAFLNDVYDKMTVVSDGVIPRQLVTTSAHFHRQVHGFEPAGGVRVHISGIDVVRDAAGTFRVLEDNVRVPSGVSYVLENRRAMAKGLPEAFGQQLIRPVEEYPRRLLSALRKTAPAGVDDPTVVVLTPGVFNSAYFEHTLLAGLMGVELVEGRDLICRGNRVYMRTTAGEQRVDVIYKRIDDDFLDPLQFRSDSMLGCPGLVNAARAGGVTIANAVGNGVADDKLVYSYVPELIRYYLSEEPIIANVDTFRLEEKEAREYTLDNLAELVVKPVDGSGGKGLVIGPDASKDELDALRQRIIADPRGWIAQPVLQLSTVPTLGGDKFGPRHVDLRPFAVNDGDNVWVLPGGLTRVALKEGSLIVNSSQGGGSKDTWVLADSPQMPVETVPRQSVTVRERVSVWPVESNWRDRQSEQQQ from the coding sequence ATGTCAGACCTATTCCAGGATTACTCCGAGGCCGCAGGCCGCACCGGAGCCTACGACGAGATGTTCGCCCCGGGGCAGCAGGCCAGGGACTCGTACGGGCAGGTGGCGGACGCGCTCCGGAAGCTCTCCCTGGCGGACGTCAGCGCACGCGCCGACTCCATGGCCCGCACCTTCCTGGACCGCGGCGTGACGTTCGACTACGCGGGCGAGGAGCGGCCCTTTCCGCTGGACATCGTTCCCCGGGTCATCCCGGCGGCGGAATGGGACGTACTGGAAAAGGGCGTTGCCCAGCGCGTCCGCGCCCTGGAAGCTTTCCTGAACGACGTCTACGACAAGATGACCGTGGTGTCCGATGGCGTGATCCCGCGCCAGCTGGTGACCACCAGCGCCCACTTCCACCGGCAGGTCCACGGCTTCGAGCCGGCAGGCGGGGTCCGGGTCCACATCTCCGGCATCGACGTGGTCCGCGATGCCGCGGGCACTTTCCGGGTCCTGGAGGACAATGTCCGCGTCCCTTCCGGCGTCAGCTACGTGCTGGAGAACCGGCGTGCCATGGCCAAGGGCCTGCCCGAGGCCTTCGGCCAGCAGCTCATCCGGCCCGTCGAGGAATACCCGCGCCGCCTGCTCTCCGCCCTGCGCAAGACCGCACCCGCGGGCGTGGACGATCCCACCGTCGTCGTCCTGACGCCCGGGGTGTTCAACAGCGCCTACTTCGAACACACCCTCCTGGCCGGCCTGATGGGCGTTGAGCTGGTGGAGGGCCGCGACCTGATCTGCCGCGGAAACCGCGTCTACATGCGCACCACGGCCGGTGAACAGCGCGTGGATGTCATCTACAAGCGGATCGACGACGACTTCCTTGACCCGCTCCAGTTCCGCTCCGATTCCATGCTCGGCTGCCCCGGACTGGTGAATGCCGCCCGCGCCGGCGGCGTCACCATCGCCAACGCGGTGGGCAATGGCGTGGCCGACGACAAACTGGTTTACAGTTACGTGCCTGAACTGATCCGCTACTACCTCAGCGAGGAACCCATCATCGCCAACGTGGACACCTTCCGCCTGGAGGAAAAGGAGGCCAGGGAGTACACCCTGGACAACCTCGCGGAGCTGGTGGTCAAGCCCGTTGACGGTTCCGGCGGCAAGGGCCTGGTCATCGGTCCGGATGCCTCCAAGGACGAACTGGACGCCCTCCGGCAGCGGATCATCGCGGACCCCCGCGGCTGGATTGCCCAGCCGGTACTGCAGCTCTCCACCGTTCCCACCCTGGGCGGGGACAAATTCGGCCCGAGGCACGTGGACCTGCGGCCCTTTGCCGTGAACGACGGCGACAACGTCTGGGTGCTCCCGGGCGGCCTGACCCGCGTGGCACTGAAGGAAGGGTCCCTGATCGTCAACTCCAGCCAGGGCGGCGGATCCAAGGACACCTGGGTCCTGGCCGATTCACCCCAGATGCCGGTGGAAACCGTGCCCCGGCAGTCCGTCACGGTCCGTGAACGGGTCTCCGTGTGGCCGGTGGAAAGCAACTGGCGCGACCGCCAGTCGGAGCAGCAGCAGTGA